A region from the Vicia villosa cultivar HV-30 ecotype Madison, WI linkage group LG3, Vvil1.0, whole genome shotgun sequence genome encodes:
- the LOC131655861 gene encoding phytoene synthase 2, chloroplastic-like: MSIPFSVAVKPSTIRNNGKPCGRRYDVITSELTMVPKHSRTALFPQLSKQRVSVADLHVQEVVEKQSRIADIDTLCSSNFKPQFEPSFLKNAYEMCRNICAEYAKTFYLGTLLMTEERQKAIWAIYVWCRRTDELVDGPNADYMSSAVLDRWEDRLNDIFNGQPYDMLDATLTDTISKFPLDIKPFRDMIEGMRMDTRKTRYKNFEELYLYCYYVAGTVGLMSVPVMGIAPESVIPAQSVYKSALYLGIGNQLTNILRDVGEDALRGRVYLPQDELGEFGLSDKDVFSRKVSERWKEFMKQQIARARFYFNSAEEGASHLDKASRWPVWSSLILYRKILDAIEDNDYDNLTKRAYVGRTEKFVSLPAAYTRSLSIPKTNLHSSFTKLM, translated from the exons ATGAGTATACCATTTTCAGTGGCAGTAAAGCCTTCTACCATTAGGAATAATGGGAAACCGTGTGGTAGAAGATATGATGTTATAACATCAGAATTAACCATGGTTCCAAAACATAGTAGAACCGCGCTTTTTCCCCAACTGTCAAAACAAAGAGTTTCTGTTGCTGATTTACATGTACAAGAAGTTGTTGAAAAGCAGTCTCGGATAGCCGATATTGATACTCTATGTTCTAGTAATTTCAAGCCACAGTTTGAGCCTAGTTTTCTAAAGAATGCATATGAAATGTGCAGAAACATCTGCGCTGAATATGCTAAGACGTTCTATCTAGGAACTTTACTTATGACTGAAGAAAGACAGAAGGCTATATGGGCTATATACG TTTGGTGCAGGAGGACGGATGAGTTGGTGGATGGTCCTAATGCTGATTATATGAGCTCTGCTGTTCTTGATAGATGGGAAGATAGATTGAATGACATTTTCAATGGACAGCCCTATGATATGCTTGATGCTACTCTTACCGATACGATTTCCAAGTTTCCTTTGGATATTAAG CCTTTTAGGGACATGATAGAAGGTATGAGAATGGATACGAGAAAAACCCGATACAAAAATTTCGAAGAATTATATCTCTACTGCTACTATGTGGCGGGAACTGTTGGGTTGATGAGTGTTCCGGTAATGGGAATCGCGCCGGAGTCTGTCATTCCTGCTCAAAGTGTATATAAATCAGCATTATATCTTGGTATTGGAAATCAACTCACAAACATTCTTAGAGATGTAGGGGAGGA TGCATTAAGAGGTAGAGTGTATCTTCCACAAGATGAACTTGGTGAGTTTGGTTTATCTGACAAAGATGTATTCTCAAGAAAGGTGAGTGAAAGATGGAAGGAGTTTATGAAACAGCAGATTGCAAGGGCAAGATTCTACTTCAATTCTGCAGAAGAAGGAGCTTCTCACCTTGACAAGGCCAGCCGTTGGCCG GTTTGGTCGTCTTTAATATTGTATCGCAAGATCTTAGATGCAATTGAAGACAACGATTACGACAATTTGACAAAACGAGCTTATGTAGGACGAACTGAGAAGTTTGTGTCATTGCCTGCAGCTTATACTAGATCTCTCTCAATTCCCAAAACCAATCTGCattcttccttcacaaaacttaTGTAG
- the LOC131661591 gene encoding uncharacterized protein LOC131661591: MRRFLVDRESIENVNVEQAEAELQSLPNNVIDEFNPNEIVRDPGLRKQINEYAPDIQDQVRRAYILKGPMQPDLTSFPRTLFGSAKRAFSKSWYKNYAWLEYSEIKDAAYCFYCFLFKKPGRAEHFGFEVFTKSGYKDWKHASQGLKDHVGSHNSLHNSCVKHYDDYNNQRQSVASKFARATKESEELYKIRLTCFVDCSRYLIAQGMAFRGHDESSISLNKGNFREMVDWVKAKDEQVSDAFNRGGKNCTMISSDIQKELAMCCAHEVTKVIMEELGDRQFSVLIDESRDISIKEQMAVMLRFVNDKGHIVERFIALHHVKDTTSEALKDALYGILDKYTLSISRIRGQGYDGASNMRGEFNGLQRKILDENPYAFYVHCYAHRLQLVVVSVASSCSSIHDFFEYISLIVNTTSASCKRRDALTEAQHQDILNQLERGEISKGRGLHQSSSLTRPGDTRWGSHHTTLLRLDQMWPSVLKVLSMVDGDGRVASQAAGLIEKMESFKFSFILKLMLKLFGITNELSNVLQRKDLNIVNAMELVDVVKARLATMRDSGWDNLFADVKEFCVAKCIPVPNMDDEIPVRGRSRAEGRTITNLHHYRAEIFYVAIDKICVEMDHRFSEGSNIILDCFSCLDPKNSFSKFDVDKLAHLADIYHEDFSDDDRGTIRDQLETYVLQMKRNASFFTCEDVQSLAINMVQTEKHLVFPLVYKLIELALILPVSTASVERAFSAMKIIKSKLRNKINDVWFNDLMVCYTEREIFKSLDDIDIIRTFTAKKSRKGHLPRDFI; encoded by the exons ATGAGGAgatttttggttgatagagaaagtattgagaatgtgaatgttgaGCAAGCGGAAGCCGAATTACAATCACTACCTAATAATGTGATTGATGAGTTTAACccaaatgagattgtgcgtgaTCCAGGTCTTAGGAAACAAATTAATGAGTATGCTCCGGATATTCAAGACCAAGTGAGGAGGGCATATATATTGAAGGGTCCAATGCAACCAGATTTGACAAGTTTTCCTCGTACTCTATTTGGAAGTGCTAAAAGAGCATTTAGTAAATCATGGTATAAGAATTATGCATGGTTAGAATATAGTGAGATAAAAGATGCAGCttattgtttttattgctttctctTTAAGAAACCCGGGAGAGCCGAGCACTTTGGTTTTGAAGTCTTCACTAAAAGTGGATATAAAGATTGGAAGCATGCATCTCAAGGTTTGAAAGATCACGTTGGCAGTCATAATAGTTTGCATAACTCATGTGTCAAGCACTACgatgattataataatcaaagacaAAGTGTGGCTAGTAAGTTTGCTAGAGCAACCAAGGAATCAGAAGAGTTATATAAGATTCGTTTGACTTGTTTTGTAGATTGTTCAAGATATCTAATTGCACAAGGCATGGCTTTTCGTGGCCATGATGAATCCTCTATTTCTCTAAATAAGGGAAATTTTAGAGAGATGGTAGATTGGGTAAAAGCTAAGGATGAACAAGTGAGCGATGCTTTTAATCGTGGTGGaaaaaattgcacaatgatttctagtgacattcaaaaggagcttgcaatgtgttgtgcacatgaagttaccaaggtgattatggaagagcttgGTGATAGACAATTTTCCGTGCTTATTGACGAGTCACGTGATATATCTATCAAAGAGCAAATGGCGGTGATGTTGAG gtttgttaacgaCAAAGGGCATATTGTGGAACGATTCATTGCTCTACATCATGTCAAAGATACTACATCTGAGGCATTAAAGGATGCtctttatggtattcttgataagTACACGTTATCTATTTCAAGGATACGGGGGCAAGGATATGATGGAGCTTCAAATATGAGAGGTGAATTTAATGGTTTGCAAAGAAAGATTCTAGATGAAAACCCTTATGCTTTCTATGTCCATTGTTATGCTCACCGTTTGCAATTGGTTGTTGTGTCTGTTGCTAGTAGTTGCTCATCTATTCATGATTTCTTTGAGTACATATCCTTAATTGTGAACACAACAAGTGCATCTTGTAAGAGGAGAGATGCCTTGACGGAGGCTCAACACCAAGATATTTTAAATCAACTTGAGAGGGGTGAGATATCTAAAGGAAGGGGATTGCATCAATCATCTAGTCTCACTAGACCCGGGGATACTAGATGGGGTTCACATCATACTACATTGCTTCGTTTGGATCAAATGTGGCCATCTGTGTTAAAGGTACTTAGTATGGTTGATGGAGATGGACGTGTAGCATCTCAAGCAGCAGGTTTGATAGAAAAAATGGAgagttttaaattttcttttattttgaagttaatgttaaagttgtttggtatcaCAAATGAGCTTTCAAATGTCTTGCAAAGAAAAGATCTTAATATTGTGAATGCCATGGAATTAGTTGATGTTGTGAAAGCTCGGCTGGCCACAATGAGAGATAGTGGTTGGGATAATTTATTTGCCGATGTAAAAGAATTTTGTGTTGCTAAATGTATTCCGGTGCCTAATATGGATGATGAAATACCAGTTCGAGGTCGGTCAAGGGCAGAAGGGAGGACTATCACTAATCTTCATCATTATCGTGCAGAGATTTTTTATGTAGCTATTGACAAAATATGTGTCGAGATGGATCACCGCTTTAGTGAAGGAAGTAACATTATCCTTGATTGCTTCTCATGTCTTGACCCCAAGAACTCCTTCTCTaagtttgatgttgataagcTTGCCCATCTTGCTGATATTTATcatgaagacttttctgatgatgACCGTGGAACAATAAGGGATCAACTTGAAACTTATGTTCTTCAAATgaaaagaaatgcttcattttttacttgtgaagatgttcaaagtttggctataaatatggttcaaactgagaaacaTTTGGTATTTCCATTGGTCTACAAACTTATTGAGTTAGCTTTGATATTACCGGTGTCGACAGCATCCGTTGAAAGAGCcttttcagcaatgaagattatcaagtctaaattgcgcaataagatcaacgatgtgtggttcaatgaTTTGATGGTATGTTACACTgagcgggagatattcaagtcacttgatgATATTGACATTATTCGGACATTCACCGCAAAGAAGTCTCGGAAAGGACATCTGCCTCGTGATTTTATTTAA